From Rhodopseudomonas palustris:
TCGGCGTGCTGGCGGAGAGCTGGGAATCGACGCCGGACGGCAAGACCATCACCTTCCGGCTGCGCAAGGGCGTGACCTGGCACGACGGCAAGCCGTTCACGTCCGAGGACGTCGCCTTCACCGCGCTGAACATGTGGAAGAAGATCCTGAACTACGGATCGACGCTGCAACTGTTCCTGACCGCGGTCGACACCCCCGATCCGCAGACCGCGATCTTCCGCTACGAGCGGCCGATGCCGCTCAACCTGCTGCTGCGCGCGCTGCCGGACCTCGGCTACATTTCGCCGAAGCACATCTACGAGACCGGCGATATCCGCCAGAACCCGGTCAATCTCGCGCCGATCGGCACCGGCCCGTTCAAGTTCAACAAATACGAGCGCGGCCAGTACATCATCGCCGACCGCAACGACAATTACTGGCGGCCGAACGCGCCCTATCTCGACCGCATCGTCTGGCGTGTGATCACCGACCGCGCCGCGGCGGCGGCGCAGCTCGAAGCCGGCAGCCTGCATCTCAGCCCGTTCTCGGGTCTGACGATCTCCGACATGGCGCGGCTCGGCAAGGACAAGCGCTTCATCGTCTCGACCAAGGGCAACGAGGGCAACGCCCGCACCAACACGCTGGAGTTCAACTTCCGCCGCCAGGAGCTGTCGGACATCCGCGTCCGCCAGGCGATCGCGCACGCGATCAACGTGCCGTTCTTCATCGAGAACTTCCTCGGCGACTTCGCCAAGCTCGGCACCGGCCCGATCCCCTCGACCTCGACCGACTTCTATCCCGGCCCGAACACGCCGCAATACGCTTACGACAAGAAGAAGGCGATCGCGCTGCTCGACGAGGCCGGGCTGAAGCCGGCCGCCGGCGGCAACCGCCTCACGTTGCGGCTGCTGCCCGCGCCGTGGGGCGAGGACATCTCGCTGTGGGCGACCTTCATCCAGCAGTCGCTGGGCGAAGTCGGCATCCAGGTCGAGGTGGTGCGCAACGACGGCGGCGGCTTCCTCAAGCAGGTCTATGACGAGCACGCCTTCGACCTCGCCACCGGCTGGCATCAGTATCGCAACGATCCGGCGGTCTCGACCACGGTGTGGTACCGCTCCGGCCAGCCCAAGGGCGCGCCCTGGACCAATCAATGGGGCTGGAAGGACGAGGCGATCGACAAGATCATCGACGACGCCGCCACCGAAGTCGATCCGGTCAAACGCAAGGCGCTGTATGCCGACTTCGTCACCCGCGCCAATGGCGAGCTGCCGCTGTGGATGCCGATTGAACAATTATTCGTCACGGTGATCTCGGCGAAGGCACGCAATGCCTCCAACAATCCGCGCTGGGCGTCGTCGACCTGGCACGATCTTTGGCTGGCCGAATAGCACCAACTCCGCCAAGATAGAGTCATGCGTATCCTGAATCTTGCGGGGCGGCGACTCGCCGCCTCGATCCCGACCTTGTTGCTGATCCTGATCGGCATCTTCCTGCTGCTGCAATTTGCGCCGGGCGACACCGTCGACGCGATGATGGCGCAGATGGGTGGCGGCGACGCCGCGACCGCGCGCGAGCTGCGGCAGTTCTACGGGCTCGACCTGTCGATCCCGATGCAGCTCGGCAACTATCTGTGGCGGCTGGTGCGGTTCGATCTCGGCTTCTCGTCGATCTACGGCAAGCCGGTCGCCACCGTGATTCTGGAGCGGCTGCCGCCGACGCTGCTGTTGATGACCGCATCGTTGTCGTTCGCGTTCTTCGCCGGCCTCGTGCTCGGCGTGATCGCCGCGCGCGGCGTCAACAAATGGCCCGACACGCTGATCTCGACGCTCGGCCTGATCTTCTACGCGACGCCGTCCTTCTGGTTCGGCCTGATGGCGATCGTGGTGTTCTCCGTCTATCTGCAATGGCTGCCGGCCGGCGGCTTCGAGGACATCGGCGCGGCCTCGACCGGGCTGGCGCGGACGCTCGACATCGCCAGCCATCTGGTGCTGCCGACGCTGACGCTGGGGCTGATCTTTCTGGCGATCTACTTACGCATCATGCGGGCCTCGATGCTGGAAGTGCTCAACCTCGATTTCGTCCGCACCGCCCGCGCCAAGGGCCTCGACGAGACCCGCATCGTGGTGCGCCACGTGCTGCGCAACGCGCTGCTGCCGATGGTGACGCTGATCGGGCTGCAGGCCGGCACCATGCTGGGCGGCTCGGTGGTGGTCGAGAGCGTGTTCTCGCTGCCCGGCCTCGGCCGGCTCGCCTATGAATCGGTGGTGCAGCGCGACCTCAACACATTGCTCGGCATCGTGTTCGTCTCGGCGCTGCTGGTGATCGCCGTCAACTTCCTGGTCGACCTGTTGTATGCGCGGCTCGACCCGCGCATCTCGGCCGGGACGTAAAGCGATGGATGCGATCAAGCGTTACTTCCGCAGCCCCGCCGCGATCGTCGGCCTGCTGCTGCTGCTGGTGGTGATCGGCATGGCGATCAGTGCCGGCTGGTTCTACCCGCGCGATCCCTTGTCGCTCGCCGGCCGGCCGCTGATCTGGCCGTTCAGCAATCCGCGCTTTTTGCTCGGCACCGACAATTCCGGCCGCGACATCGCAGCCCAGATCTTCCACGGCGCCCGGATCGCGCTGCTGATCGGCGGCGCCGCCACCGTGATCGCGGTAGTGATCGGGGTGCTGATCGGCGCCTTCGCGGGCTATTTCGGCGGCTGGGTCGACACCGTGCTGATGCGCATCACCGAGGCGTTCCAGATCCTGCCGAACTTCGTTTTGTTACTTGTGCTGGTCGCGGTGTTCGGCTCGACGCTGACCACGGTGACGATCGCGGTCGGCATCGTGTCGTGGCCGGCGCCGGCGCGACTGACGCGCGCCGAATTCCTCAGCTTGCGCAACCGCGAATTCGTCCAGGCCGGCCGCACGCTGGGCATGAAAGATCTGCAATTGATCCTCGGCGAGATCCTGCCCAACGCGCTGCCCCCGGTGATCGTCTATGCCAGCGTGGTGATGGCGGTGGCGATCCTGCTGGAAAGCGCGCTGGCGTTCCTGCGGCTGTCCGATCCCAACGTCGCCTCGTGGGGCAATCTGATCGGGCTCGGCCGCGACGTGCTGCGCGTGCAATGGTACGTCGCGGCGATCCCCGGCATCGCCATCCTGCTCACCGTGCTGGCGGTGTCGCTGGTCGGACAGGGCCTCAACGACGCGCTCAATCCGAGGCTCAAGGGACGATGACGGAGACCAGGCCCGCCGTCCTGACACTCGACAAGCTCAGCGTCCGGCTGCCCAAGGGCGCCGACCGCAGCCACGCCGTGCGCGACGCCTCGCTGTCGATCGCCGCCGATGAAATCCTCTGCGTCGTCGGCGAGTCCGGCTCCGGCAAATCGATCATGGCGAATGCGGTGATGCGGCTGCTGCCCGGCGGCGTCGACCTCGACGGCGGCCGCGTGCTGTTCGAGGGCCGCGATCTGGCGCAGGCCAGCGCCGCCGAGATGCGCGCGGTGCGCGGCGCCGGCATCGCCATGGTGTTCCAGGAGCCGATGACGGCGCTCAACCCGCTGCGCAGCATCGGCGACCAGATCGGCGAGATGTTCCGCATCCACACCAATCTGTCGAAGAAGGACATCCGCGCCAAGGTTCTGGCGCTGCTCGAAGACGTGCGGATCCCCGATCCGGCGCGCGCCGCCGATGCCTATCCGCACGAGCTCTCCGGCGGGCAACGCCAGCGCGCGATGATCGCGATGGCGCTGGCGCTCGACCCGAAGCTGTTGATCGCCGACGAGCCCACCACCGCGCTCGACGTCACGACGCAAGCGCAGATCCTGACGCTGATCCGCGAATTGCAGCATCGCCGCAACACCGCGGTGCTGTTCATCACCCATGATTTCGGCGTCGTCGCCGAGATCGCCGATCGCGTCGCGGTGATGCAGCACGGCGTCATCGTCGAGCAGGGCGCGGCCGACGACGTGCTGCACCGTCCGCAGCATCCCTACACGCGGCAACTGATCGCCGCGGTGCCACCCTTGACGGCGCCGCCGCCGCGGCCGATCGCGGCCGAGACTATTCTCGGCATCGACAACGTCTCCAAGACGTTCCGCACCGGCGGCTTCCTCGGCCGCGGCACGCGCGTCACCCACGCCGTGAAGTCAGTCTCGCTGCAACTGCCGCGCGGCGCCACGCTCGGCATCGTCGGCGAAAGCGGCTCCGGCAAGTCGACGCTGGCGCGCTGCATCATCCGGCTGCTCGATCCCGACGGCGGCTCGATCCTGCTCGACGGCCGCGACTGGGC
This genomic window contains:
- a CDS encoding ABC transporter substrate-binding protein: MALSRIEINRRTVLMTSAAIAANVINPMRAFAQETPRKGGVFNVHYGAEQRQLNPSLQASTGVYIIGGKIQEPLVDLDAAGNPVGVLAESWESTPDGKTITFRLRKGVTWHDGKPFTSEDVAFTALNMWKKILNYGSTLQLFLTAVDTPDPQTAIFRYERPMPLNLLLRALPDLGYISPKHIYETGDIRQNPVNLAPIGTGPFKFNKYERGQYIIADRNDNYWRPNAPYLDRIVWRVITDRAAAAAQLEAGSLHLSPFSGLTISDMARLGKDKRFIVSTKGNEGNARTNTLEFNFRRQELSDIRVRQAIAHAINVPFFIENFLGDFAKLGTGPIPSTSTDFYPGPNTPQYAYDKKKAIALLDEAGLKPAAGGNRLTLRLLPAPWGEDISLWATFIQQSLGEVGIQVEVVRNDGGGFLKQVYDEHAFDLATGWHQYRNDPAVSTTVWYRSGQPKGAPWTNQWGWKDEAIDKIIDDAATEVDPVKRKALYADFVTRANGELPLWMPIEQLFVTVISAKARNASNNPRWASSTWHDLWLAE
- a CDS encoding ABC transporter permease; this translates as MRILNLAGRRLAASIPTLLLILIGIFLLLQFAPGDTVDAMMAQMGGGDAATARELRQFYGLDLSIPMQLGNYLWRLVRFDLGFSSIYGKPVATVILERLPPTLLLMTASLSFAFFAGLVLGVIAARGVNKWPDTLISTLGLIFYATPSFWFGLMAIVVFSVYLQWLPAGGFEDIGAASTGLARTLDIASHLVLPTLTLGLIFLAIYLRIMRASMLEVLNLDFVRTARAKGLDETRIVVRHVLRNALLPMVTLIGLQAGTMLGGSVVVESVFSLPGLGRLAYESVVQRDLNTLLGIVFVSALLVIAVNFLVDLLYARLDPRISAGT
- a CDS encoding ABC transporter permease, which gives rise to MDAIKRYFRSPAAIVGLLLLLVVIGMAISAGWFYPRDPLSLAGRPLIWPFSNPRFLLGTDNSGRDIAAQIFHGARIALLIGGAATVIAVVIGVLIGAFAGYFGGWVDTVLMRITEAFQILPNFVLLLVLVAVFGSTLTTVTIAVGIVSWPAPARLTRAEFLSLRNREFVQAGRTLGMKDLQLILGEILPNALPPVIVYASVVMAVAILLESALAFLRLSDPNVASWGNLIGLGRDVLRVQWYVAAIPGIAILLTVLAVSLVGQGLNDALNPRLKGR
- a CDS encoding ABC transporter ATP-binding protein, whose protein sequence is MTETRPAVLTLDKLSVRLPKGADRSHAVRDASLSIAADEILCVVGESGSGKSIMANAVMRLLPGGVDLDGGRVLFEGRDLAQASAAEMRAVRGAGIAMVFQEPMTALNPLRSIGDQIGEMFRIHTNLSKKDIRAKVLALLEDVRIPDPARAADAYPHELSGGQRQRAMIAMALALDPKLLIADEPTTALDVTTQAQILTLIRELQHRRNTAVLFITHDFGVVAEIADRVAVMQHGVIVEQGAADDVLHRPQHPYTRQLIAAVPPLTAPPPRPIAAETILGIDNVSKTFRTGGFLGRGTRVTHAVKSVSLQLPRGATLGIVGESGSGKSTLARCIIRLLDPDGGSILLDGRDWATMPREDVRRETRHMQMVFQDPFASLNPRHKAEELVAQGPIIHGTPRKQAIAEARELFALVGLDPSAGDRLPHEFSGGQRQRIGLARALALKPDVLIADEAVSALDVSVQAQVLRLLADLRERLGLSIIFITHDLRVAAQICDLVAVMKDGEVVEHGPAGDIFNAPQHPYTQALLASIPGGDFARSHPVEPVV